The Streptomyces tubercidicus DNA segment TACATCGACGGGTACACCCCCCGGGTGAACGGGTAGCCGCCGGGCGCGCCGAGCCTGCGCTCGGGGTCCCAGCCGTCCAGTGCCGACGGCCCGTACACAGGCTCGATGGGCAGACCGCTCTCGGTGTGCCGCACACTGCCCGACTCGTGCGCCATGGGTGTACGCCTCCCACTGGGTGACCGGTTCGTCCGGGTTTCCGCCTTGCTCACAGCATGCCCGCAGGTTCGCCGCACCGCAGCACTGGGAAGAGTCACCGATGGCCGGTCGGGCCGCCGAGATCCGGGGGTTGCGCATGCAGCGGAGCAGGGGAAGACGTACGGCGCCGGCGGTGGCCGCGGTGCTGGTGGTGGCGGCGCTCGCGGTGGGCTGCCGCCCGGTATCGGTCACCGGCGCGGCCGGTTCCCCGGACAGCAAGGGCGCCCGCTACGCCCCCACCACCCCCGCTCCCCCACCACTGGGCCGCGACAAACCCCCCGCCCCCGCCCGGCACGCCACACAGCCACGCCCCGCCCACCACAGACCGAAGGCCCCCAGGCCACTGATGGCCCCGGGCTCACGCGGCGCGCAGGTCCGCGAACTCCAGGCACGACTGTCCCAGCTGAACCTCTTCGACCGCACCCCGACGGGCTACTACGCCTCGGTCACCACCACAGCGGTCCGCGCCTTCCAACGACGCCAGGGCCTCCCCCGCACGGGCACCGTGCAGCCCGCCCTCTGGCGCGCCCTGCGCTCCCAGACCCACCGCCCGTCCCACACCCAGCTCCACCCGCCCACCACCCGCCCGGTCGGAACCCCCGACGCGCGCTGCATGAGGGGCAGGGTGATCTGCATCAGCAAGCGGACCAACACGCTCACCTGGATGGTCAACGGCCGGATCGTCTCGGCAATGGACGTCCGCTTCGGCTCGCAGTACACCCCCACCCGCGAAGGCACCTTCCACATCACCTTCAAGAGCCGCCACCACATCTCGACGCTCTACCACACGCCCATGCCCTACGCGATGTTCTTCAGCGGCGGCCAGGCCATCCACTACAGCGCGGACTTCGCCGCCCACGGCTACCGAGGCGCCTCCCACGGCTGCGTAAACGTCCGCAACAAGTCTTCGCTGGCCACCCTCTTCACCACAGCCAAGCCAGGCACCAAGGTGGTCATCCACCACTAGCCGCAGGAAACCAGCCGACCCCAGCCACACTCTTTGACCGAAGCGATAATTGAGCAACCCCCACGCACAGCAACCACCTGCGCGAAAGCGGCGCCGGCTTAGGCGCAAAGAAGGGGGCGCGGGCAGGGCCGGGGGAACGTGCCCTGCCCGCGCCAGATGCGCTGAGCCGTGGGTACGGGGGGAACCCCGGCTTCTCGCGCGGCCGATGACCAGTCGGCTCATTCAGTACTGCGTCACCGGTTCAAAAAACGTCACACCTACGGGGTGCCGGGTTCGCTCGGGCTGACGAGTCCGGGGTTCGCGGTGGTCGCCGGGGGCGCGAGGGGCGGGGTGGACGTGCCGTCGCCGGGGCTGGTGCCGGGTGCCTGGGAGGGGTGTGCGTCGTCGTCCTCGTCGCCGCCGCCCGAGTTGCCCCCGCTGTGTCCGCTGCCGCCGCTGCCGAAGCCGTCGTCGCCACCGGAACCGCCGGATCCACCGTCCTGGTAGCGCGCCAGATAAGCCCGGCAGAAGAGATGCACCTTGTCGGCGCCGCCCGCCTTCTGCTCAAGGCGCCGCAGCGTGTCGCGGTCCATGTCGTCCCGCTTGCCGGATTCATAGCCCTGGCAGAGGGCGAGCAGCACGTTCTTCTGGCCGCCGTGGCCGGGTTGCCGGGTGCTGTCGCCGCCCGGTCTCTCGTCGCCTCCGCTACCGCCGCCGGGGGTGCCGCGGCCGGGTTTCCTGGTGGCGCCGGAACTGCTGCCGGGTGCGGGGGTGCCGGTGGGGCCGGA contains these protein-coding regions:
- a CDS encoding L,D-transpeptidase family protein, with the protein product MAAVLVVAALAVGCRPVSVTGAAGSPDSKGARYAPTTPAPPPLGRDKPPAPARHATQPRPAHHRPKAPRPLMAPGSRGAQVRELQARLSQLNLFDRTPTGYYASVTTTAVRAFQRRQGLPRTGTVQPALWRALRSQTHRPSHTQLHPPTTRPVGTPDARCMRGRVICISKRTNTLTWMVNGRIVSAMDVRFGSQYTPTREGTFHITFKSRHHISTLYHTPMPYAMFFSGGQAIHYSADFAAHGYRGASHGCVNVRNKSSLATLFTTAKPGTKVVIHH